The DNA segment ttttcatatttgaatatttttttagtttgtGAGTCTTCGGGTCCCAAGTACTTGCCAGAACTTCTCCCCTGACAAAGCTGATACCCCATTTTCCGTCGATGATTTTCTGCTTCCTCTGCGTATCCAATTCCTGGGATATTTCGCTTTCTTTTCCGTTTAACCTACCAAGGATTCTCTGAAAGACGTCCAACCCAGCGCACTCGCCGTTGTCAAACTCgtcttttttctccttACGCTTCAGTTTTGCGCCGAGTCCAACGTTGTCGTCCTTAATCGATACTTTTATATGCGAAGTTTGTGAGTCCATGGGGGATAGACCGAGACCCATACCAGGCTTCCATCCGAACTTTTCTAGGAATTGGTGCCCGAACCTCGACGTATCGTTACTCCATGCCGTATTCCTGGGGTCCAAACCAAACCGctgttttgttcttgtaGCTGCCAAACCCATCCTACTTGTTTTCTATCGCTGCACCTGGTTATGTGTTACTATCAAGTACTCATCTCATCGCTACTCttgaacaaattttttttttctttttttcttttttttttttttcagctcGTTATTTTCAAGCTCTTACCCGGTTGAGGTGACTTTGGTGAAGAACCCagcaaggaaaaaaaacaatgaacTCTCTCCTGGCGGCTAATCAGTGAATCAATCAATCGCCTCCTCACTCAGAGTAAAACAAAAGGAAGGAGGGTTAAAGAAaactaagaaaaaagaagacaacaacaataccGCAAAGGAGTTGTTTTGCAATCGAACAAACATTATTACTCTACGAAACCCACATGACTTCCTGAAAGGGGCAAACAACCGCGGGGAGATGTGTCTCTCTCCCGCTATAACCGCCACTGGTATCCCTCCTTACGGCCCAACTCCTATTGAATGGAAGAGGGGGGTTTTGTCACCAAATTATGCCATGGAACCACTACTGACCGGGCTCAGCTGAGTTCTGTGTTAAGTTGACTAACTTCTTTACTTTCATGCTGCATCTTATACACTACGTGTCACCATTCCAGCGGCTTGCGATAAGCGTGTCTGTCTGCTGCGGCGTATCCTGCGGGAATGgcactttttttgcctttctgtgctttttttctttccttttggCGTACCGCCCTTTGTGTAAAGTAGAGATGATTCCGCGGAGCACAGCGGATATAGAACGGAGATGATTCATCCGCCACCCGTGGAAGTGAAAAAAGCCAGGGCAGGAAAGTGGCAATGTGATCTTCCTGACCCTTTAGATTGCTCCTAGAGAAcataaacatatataaatacagAGCGCTCATCGGCTAGTGATATTTAGCAAATGTGTCACTAGGGTTCTTCTGGCTAACTCAACTACAAGGTACAacagcattttttttgtgtgTGCACGAATTATTACGTTTCAGCTACACGACTACGAGAAGCAAATATTTCTCCTCACAAGTACAGCGCTTTTAAAAAAAGCCACTCAAgtataaaagaagaaggccactttttttccacttgcACAAAGGAGCGAAAAGCAATAGTCACATTATCACCATGACTGCCATCATGGAGGACCAAGTCCCGGAGGAGGGACAAGACGATAAAGGAGAGAACATAATATTGTCTCCCAAGGGCTCCGCCTCTTCGGACATAAGCACAGAACTTGATAAAGATTCCTCATCTTCCTGGGATGACAAATCACTACTGCCCACGGGCGAATACATTGTAGATAAAAATAAGCCGCAAACGTATTTGAACtgtgatgatattgaaaaagtgACCGAGTCTGACATTTTCCCTCAAAAACGTCTGTTCTCATTTTTACACTCCAAAAGCATGCCTGAAGTACCGCAAACAGATGACGAAAGGAAAATGTATCCTATGTTTCATACAAATATCATCtccaatatttttttttggtgggTTCTACCGATTCTGCGAGTTGGTTATAAAAGAACGATTCAACCAAACGATCTTTTCAAGATGGACCCAAGAATGTCTATAGAGACCCTCtatgatgattttgaaaagaatatgatgtactattttgagaaaacgagaagaaaatatcgGAAAAAGCATCCGGAAGCGACAGAGGAAGAGGTCATGGAAAATGCAAAACTGCCCAGAAATACAGTTTTTAAAGCTCTATTGTTCACATTCAAAAAGCAGTACTCGATCTCAGTACTGTTCGCCGTCCTGGCTAACTGTACATCCGGGTTCAACCCAATGATCACCAAGAGACTAATcgaatttgttgaagaaaaggccATTTTTCACAATATGCACGTTAACAAAGGTATTGGTTATGCTATCGGCTCATGTTTGATGATGTTTGTTAACGGATTAACCTTTAaccatttctttcataCTTCTCAATTGACCGGTGTGCAGGCCAAGTCTATTCTTACAAAAGCCgctatgaaaaaaatgtttaaCGCTTCTAATTACGCAAGGCATTGTTTCCCGAATGGTAAGGTGACCTCATTCATAACAACTGATCTAGCCAGAGTGGAATTTGCTTTATCTTTCCAACCATTTCTGGCTGGGTTTCCTGCGATCTTGGCTATCTGTATTGTCTTATTGATTGTCAATTTAGGCCCCATTGCATTGGTCGGGATTGGTATCTTCTTCGGCGGGTTCATGATTTCTCTGTTTGCCTTTAAATTGATTCTGGGCTTTAGAATCGCCGCAAATGTGTTCACTGACGCAAGGGTTACTATGATGAGAGAAGTGTtgaataatatcaaaatgATCAAATATTATACATGGGAAGATGCCTACGAGAATAATATTCAAGATATCAGAAGCAAGGAAATTTCCAAAGTGAGGAAAATGCaattatcaagaaattttttaatcGCAATGGCTTTGTCTTTGCCCAGTATTGCTTCGTTGGTCACCTTTCTAGCAATGTACAAAGTCAATAATGGCGGCAGACAGCCTGGTAATATATTTGCCTCTTTGTCATTGTTTCAAGTTTTGAGTTTACAAATGTTCTTCTTACCTATTGCTATCGGTACCGGTATTGACATGATCATCGGGCTGGGTCGTCTGCAAAGCTTGTTGGAAGCTCCAGAAGATGATCCAAACCAACTGATCGAAATGAAACCATCCGCCGATTTTGATCCAAAATTAGCCCTGAAGATGACGCATTGTTCATTTGAATGGGAAGACTATGAATTAAATGATGCTATTGAGGAAGCTAAAGATGAagctgaaaatgaaggtaagaaaaacaaaaaaaaacgcaaGGATACGTGGGGTAAACCAACTTCAAGCAACAATAAAGCAAAAAGATTGGACAGTATGTTAAAAGATAGAGATGGTCCAGAAGATTTAGAGAAG comes from the Saccharomyces kudriavzevii IFO 1802 strain IFO1802 genome assembly, chromosome: 7 genome and includes:
- the PXR1 gene encoding telomerase inhibitor (similar to Saccharomyces cerevisiae PXR1 (YGR280C); ancestral locus Anc_5.12), which translates into the protein MGLAATRTKQRFGLDPRNTAWSNDTSRFGHQFLEKFGWKPGMGLGLSPMDSQTSHIKVSIKDDNVGLGAKLKRKEKKDEFDNGECAGLDVFQRILGRLNGKESEISQELDTQRKQKIIDGKWGISFVRGEVLASTWDPKTHKLKKYSNMKKRKSEGDDSEDEDEDGKSEKTKHKKHKNLKKHKKHKKDKKEHKKHKKEEKKLKKEKRAKDTKRTSKLKSSKSASNIPDAVNTRLSVRSKWIRQKRAALMDSKALNEIFMITND